The Struthio camelus isolate bStrCam1 chromosome 15, bStrCam1.hap1, whole genome shotgun sequence nucleotide sequence CTTGAGGTCTACATTATTACGTCAGGTGCAGTAGTTACAAATGCAACAGAATCACcaaataatatttacatattcTCCATTCTTCATCAAGTTGTCTGCTAATCCAATATCTACATATTATAAGCATGTTTTCTAGCTCTAGCATTAATAGCACGCTTAAGCAAAGCAGAGCGCAGACCTGGGCTAAAAAGTTTTGCTGGGGATCCTGGTGAAGAGGTGAGATAGTGCCTTCTGGGCCAAACCAAGCATTAATGGTGATGtcatcctcttccccttcccccaggcAGCAGTAGTCAGGGATACTGATATCCTGCTTCAATTCTGGGATCTACCTccataaagaaataaacatattaaaagaaAGGTATGTGCTGATTTGCACAAGATACATAATTCATAGAACAAAATAGCTGGGCTTGACACAAAGAGAGCAAATGACCTACTGGTCCAGCAAAGGCTGTGGAGAAGCAGCTGGAGTGCTGGGAACCTGCAGGAAACATCTCCAAACTTTCTGTCCTAGCAAGCAAATCatgttggagggagggagggagggagaggtgggaGAAAGACAGGAAAGGTGTTTCTTATTCTTCGGAGACTCTTTTCTCTAGTAGAATCCAGAGAAACCCAGGGAGCGAGGCCAACAAAAATGAGGTTTGCTGTTCATGGAAAAGGAGCAATTTATCTTTTTTATGCTAAGCCTGCTTCTCCATGAGATTCCTTTATACCTGTCCCACCAAGCTAATCTCCTCTAGTTACCTAGAATTATACATCAGATGGTGAACACATCACCACTGAAGACTGCTGTCCAAATCTCTTCCCTGAGTGACATATTCTTCGGGGAAATGATGCTTTCCAGGTGATATCCATATAAGTAAATGCTACACTGCACTGAAACAGTGCTAAAACTGAATGCCTTCGCTCCTGGAAGGATTTTGTTTCCACTCCTTTCAGTTAAGTGGAGTGAAATCATCCCTGTTCCTTCACCTTGTGGGAAAAACAAATACAGGAATACTGTGAATTCCCCCCATATGGCCCTCCACCTAGCAGAGGTGACATCCTCAGAGATGACTTGTGATGACTTGTGCTGCAAAGGGAACAAATGACTGCAGAAAGATAAAAACATTCACTCAGTTTTACCTGATCAAAAAGCTGGTGCTGGGCAAGGTATCCTACACTGTTCTGaaattacagcagaaaaaaaatcatagtgaCATATACAGTAAGGCTTCTCAGTCATGTTTATGGAATTTATTTATAGGTAAGATCCATTTCCAATGTGCTATTTCAAAGTACCAGAATTGCCTCAACAGTTGACTATACTATAAAGGGCCTTCTGGAATAACAACTTACATCTATACTGAAATTGCAAGAGTGTAGATATAGCCTCACAATTAACAAGTTACCTAGCCTAAGTTACTGGAAGGAACCTAGCTATAATACTACGGAGTATGGCAGTTCTTATCACTCCTGTGACAAGGCTCTGCAGTATTATAACTAGACCCACTGCTGGCATGCGGACTATTTCACCTTCACTCCCTATAAATATCTTCATATTCTAGTCAACTTGCAATGACACACAGTTCTACCTGCCAGAAGACTAAGGAACAGAAAGGAGGACTTCTGATCCGCAGCTGTCAAAATAAAAGGACATTCAATAGCTAATCTATTCATTTTTTACCTGGTGGGATATGAATTTGGATCTAGATGCTAGATCTCACTGAGCAGCTTAATAACTCACAGGAACAGTACTGCTGGCTGAGGAGCTGAATTAAAATTCCTTACTCTAAATCGGACACCACCATCCAGGCTTTTGCTGCAGATAGTATCTATTCATCAAATTCCAGCTGCTGTACATTTGATTATATCTAAAGTCAAAGCCAGTTATTTTTGCAATAAGTATTTGTGGCTTTGgatcttgaaaatatttcaaatcttCTAATTCGGAGATGTGTCTATAGTGCGTCCCCTCCATTAAGATCACCTCTAAGCACCTACGTTCTAATAAGCTCCAACTAGGCAGAAATTGTCTGCTCCAGCACCATGTTGCTGTATTGAGAGATGAAACAACACAAGAGCGACAGACCTCATTCACGATATACTGGTTGATGAAGTCACTGACAGTCATGAGCTTCTGAGACCATTCCTCATCTGTGTATCGGGAACCCAATTCTACAGGAACTGTTCGGCACCCCGCAACTTGACAAAAATAGTccacactgaaatacagaaaggtcCATTACCCTTTTATACCATTCTTCGAGTAGGAAATCCAACTTTCAGAATAACAAATGCTACCACCATGATTTCTTCCCTCCAAAAACCAACCAGCTAGAGAGACAAAGGGTAGCAGAAAAAGATGCCAGCAGCAAGGAAACAAGCAGTCAAGTCTGTATATATTTTATGCTGTGAaatgttttggttcttttttttaaatatgcatggcCTATTTTAAAGCCTTGTTGAATATTTACCTTACTTAACTATCATTTCCTTATGAGCTAAGGAGATTTAAGCAGCTAGTTTCTCCTGACCAGTTATACAGCTTATCTTTTTGCTGCCTTTTACTAAGTTTGCtaaataaaatactgtatcttTTTATCATGAATGCTAGATCAATTCTCTGTCAGTGCCAATAATATCCACTCTTGCTACAGTTGGAGGATTTTCTTCAAAGGCTGATATAGGTCTCTCCATTCACAATGATCTTAACTAATTTAAGTAGTTCATCTTTTTAAGTGTCTGAAGTTAGGCAGTGGGGTATCTTGCCTGAAAGGAGACTAAAAGACCTATGAAATAACAAACACGCTCAATTAATGTAGAATCTACCCTTGATTATGGAATATAAGTAATTCCTTAAACTAAGCTTTTCTGAGTTTTGtcctcccttttcagaggagTAACAAGCTTTATGCTACAAAAATTTGATTCTCAATATTGGAACCATTGGCTGCACTGCTTATGATAAACAAGCTGCACAATGTTATTAGTTCTGAATGCAGGTGTCTGAAACTCAACACTCACTAGAGCCATTAAACAAACATAAATACTTGTACTTGTGAATGAAAAAGTCAATCATGATTATTCGTGCAGCTCGGAAATCCACTTCCCATTACACTATTTATCAACAAGTTTTGATATGTAAAAAATCACTGGCTTACGTCTGACTGAGACTAATCCACTTAAAACGTGAGCAAATTCACTGGAACAGTTAGCAATATatgctcacttctttttttcagctaagCAAAATGGAGCATCAGGGATTTGCTGAAGTGTTCTCCTGCTTCAGCCCCTGAAAGGGCTGCATTCCAGTACGGTCTCTTCCAGTACCTGTTTTCACTAACACAACTGCATTACAATGCAATATTCTAAACTGATTTCATATGCTTGACTGCTATCATCTGTGGGGAAACATgtcaaaagtaaagaaaacattgCATCACAAAGATGCtcctaacaaaaaaaatcactcctgaTAGCACTGGTCTGCTGTGAAGTTCTCTATTACTACTACACTGATGCCTGACCCACAAAACAACCCTTGTCCTTAGCTGGACAAGGAGCGAGGCACTAGTTTCTCACCTCCACTTCTTCATACATGGCCAGTGGTCGATAATCCCTTCTAAGACAACTGGCTTTTGTGGAATTAAATAGTTGTCTCTGAAATGCTCCAGCGAAGGGCAGTGAAGATGTGGGAGCGCGTCTTCTGGCTGTatagcaggagctggaggaggatcAACCCGGACCTTCTGCAGGAGAAACATCCTCGGGAAACAACTGCTGCTGAAGTTCTCCGctgtctcctcagcctggccCACGACACCCCGCACAGGGACGCAGCGCTGCCTGTGTTGAGCCGGCGCAGGGACCCGAGGGGACCCTGGGACCCCCGGGGGGGAAACAACGGGGACCCTGAGGGGGCTCGAccggctccctgcaccccccaagAGGGAAGGGGGATCTTGGGGGGGCCTGGCTGGCTCCCCACACTCCCCAAGAGGGacgggggcccggctggctctctgcacccctgggggggatgggggccacgggggggccccggctggctccctgcacccccggggggggggaacagggggccccggggggggggctggctccctgcacccccgggggggggcccggctggctccctgctcccccgggggggggggaacggggggccccgggggggggggcccggctggctccctgcacccccggggggggggaacggggggctccggggggggggcccggctggctccctgctcccccggggggggggaacggggggccccgggggggggcccggctggctccctgcacccccgggggggggaacggggggccccggggggggggcccggctggctccctgcacccccggggggggggggggaacggggggctccgggggggggcccggctggctccctgctcccccggggggggggaacggggggccccgggggggggcccggctggctccctgcacccccgggggggggaacggggggccccgggggggggggcccagctggctccctgcacccccggggggggggaacggggggccccgggggggggggcccggctggctccctgcacccccgggggggggggaacggggggccccgggggggggcccggctggctccctgcacccccgggggggggcccggctggctccctgcacccccggggggggggaacggggggccccggggggggggcccggctggctccctgcacccccggggggggggaacggggggccccgggggggggggcccggctggctccctgcacccccggggggggggcccggctggctccctgcacccccgggggggggcccggctggctccctgcgcccccggggggggggaacggggggccccgggggggggcccggctggctccctgcacccccgggggggggcccggctggctccctgctcccccggggggggggaacggggggccccgggggggggcccggctggctccctgcacccccggggggggggaacggggggccccgggggggggcccggctggctccctgcgcccccggggggggggaacggggggccccgggggggggcccggctggctccctgcgCCCCCCAAGGGGGACGGGGCCCGGGGTCCGCGAGGGCGGCGGTAcctgggcggcgggggcgggacggggcggcccgCGCGGCAGGTGCGCCTGCAGGACGCGGACGAGCCGGGCCAGGACGTTGTCGAGGACGGCGGCGCCCATGAGCAGCCCCAGGTCGCAGAGGCGcagggccggcgccagcggcccgccgcccgccgcccgcgccagcGCGCCGAAGAGGCAGCCGAAGGCGTAGACCTGCCGCCAGGCCTTGCCGACgtcccgccagggccccgcgttCAGCTTCTCCCACGAGTAGTCGCGCAGGACGTCGCCGAggcgccgcagcgccgccgccgccggcccgcgcggggggccgcccgccccgtAGAGCAGGGCGCGGGCCcggcgcagcagcggcggcacGCACTCCTCCACCTCGCCGCTCAGCGCCAGCGACAGCGCCTCCTCGGCGCCGGGCAGCAGCGCCCGCACCTCGGCCCACAGCGCGCCGCGCTCGCGCTCGCGCTCGCGCTCctcctgctccgccgccgccaccgccgccgccgcgccgccgggccccgacatggcagcggcggcccggcctgcgcccggctccgcgggggGCGGTGGAGCGCGCCTGCGCGGGGGGCGGGatgggcggggcctgggggcgccgcgcggggccgtgAGGCGGGAAGCGTGAGGCGCGGCTCGAGCCGGCGCGTGGCGGCGAGCGGGTCtctgcgcggccgcccgcccgccctctcgcGCGCTGGGGCTCGGCCCTCGCCAGGGCAGCTCGGCGGACGAGGGTGTCTGAGGTGTCGGTGCCCGACGtgggggagaggagcccagccCGGGGCGCGAAGGTGACAGCTTCGCTTCTCGCGCTGGTGgagggcgggcggggcgagcagCCGCCCCGGCGCTGGTTCGAAGCGGTGTCGTGGCTGGCAAGgtgcgaggaggaggagctgccttCCACAGCCGCAGCTTTCTCACAGGAGTTGAGGTTGAGGCACATGAACCCCTGCACAACtgaggggggcgcgggggggggctcCTGCCCTGAGGGGGAGCCCGGCAGCAGCGGGTCATAGCACCTAGGGACACAACTTACGTAGCTGCGTAATTTAGAATTGATTTAAGTTAAAAAGCACCCATTTTAGCCTGCATCAGTCTCATGATTTGGCTCCTGACAGTTCTGCAAATGCTTGTTCGAATATAAAGAAGGGGCCGTATGGGGTTTCACAGGGTAAAGAAAGCAGAGCTTTTTGGTAGTGTTGCTGATTTTTTCCTGGGTTAAAGGATCAGTGAAACTAAAGCTCAGGTCTCCATGAGCAGTGCAGTATTCACCGACCCTCAATCTGGATAAATGTCATTTGAGCCTTTTACCTGCAAGTGTACTGGAATTTGTTAATTGTATGACTGGAACAGCTATTGCCTTTAAAGGGGAATGTATAAATCGAATGCAGTTCTCTTTCTGCTATAGTTTCCCTTGTTACCTGTACACTGATGGTGTGAGGAAGgatagctgttttcattttggaaacCTTTCTGTTCCAAAATTAGGACTGACACTGACATGTAGATGACTACTGGAAGACCTGGAGACGTTCTGATCAATGTTGATCTCAAGTATTAGAAAGAAAGCCCATCTGGGACCTTGTATGCAGATCTGATTAACATGAGAGGAACTTAGGAACATGGGTGATGAACACCACTGCGAGGCAATGTCTTTTCGGTGGTTTATGTTGCATGCTTTTGCTCTCTCCTTGAAGACAATGTATTTCTTGTATTGAATATGCACCCCATTCTCCTAACAAACATTTAAGTAATTGCATGCCATCTTTCAGCCCCAGCTTGATTTGATAATGTGCCCTGAATGTTATCAGTGcttaagtaaaataatattttcttcgtGGTCAGTATTAAAATTCAGCAACTCTGAAGAAATGTGTTAATATCACAAATCCAAATATAAAGGCAAATAATAAGAAATAAGGAATTTGTAGCTCATGACATATCCTAAAGATACCTTTTGCGTGGTATTCA carries:
- the KDM8 gene encoding bifunctional peptidase and arginyl-hydroxylase JMJD5 isoform X1; amino-acid sequence: MSGPGGAAAAVAAAEQEERERERERGALWAEVRALLPGAEEALSLALSGEVEECVPPLLRRARALLYGAGGPPRGPAAAALRRLGDVLRDYSWEKLNAGPWRDVGKAWRQVYAFGCLFGALARAAGGGPLAPALRLCDLGLLMGAAVLDNVLARLVRVLQAHLPRGPPRPAPAAQKVRVDPPPAPAIQPEDALPHLHCPSLEHFRDNYLIPQKPVVLEGIIDHWPCMKKWSVDYFCQVAGCRTVPVELGSRYTDEEWSQKLMTVSDFINQYIVNENSVGYLAQHQLFDQIPELKQDISIPDYCCLGEGEEDDITINAWFGPEGTISPLHQDPQQNFLAQVFGRKYIRLYSPQDSENLYPHESHLLHNTSQVDVEDPDLIKFPNFRNAASQSCILMPGQVLFIPVKYWHYVRSLDISFSVSFWWS
- the KDM8 gene encoding bifunctional peptidase and arginyl-hydroxylase JMJD5 isoform X2, with amino-acid sequence MSGPGGAAAAVAAAEQEERERERERGALWAEVRALLPGAEEALSLALSGEVEECVPPLLRRARALLYGAGGPPRGPAAAALRRLGDVLRDYSWEKLNAGPWRDVGKAWRQVYAFGCLFGALARAAGGGPLAPALRLCDLGLLMGAAVLDNVLARLVRVLQAHLPRGPPRPAPAAQKVRVDPPPAPAIQPEDALPHLHCPSLEHFRDNYLIPQKPVVLEGIIDHWPCMKKWSVDYFCQVAGCRTVPVELGSRYTDEEWSQKLMTVSDFINQYIVNENSVGYLAQHQLFDQVFGRKYIRLYSPQDSENLYPHESHLLHNTSQVDVEDPDLIKFPNFRNAASQSCILMPGQVLFIPVKYWHYVRSLDISFSVSFWWS